The Syntrophotalea acetylenivorans genome contains the following window.
GGGAGCCCGTCAGGGTTACTATAAGCCGATTGCGAAATCGCTCGATCGGCATAGTTTCCAGATAATTATCGCCAAATAGCCCTGTAATTTCCTCATAATTTTCGTTTCGGCGCGTCAAGACCGACAGCCACCCGGGAGACTTATGCCATGCAAGTCGATACTGTTTGCCGACTCTGTTCCTCCTGTTGCCCGATCACTGCCCATGTTGAACAAGGCCGAATTGTCGCCGCTAAACGAAAGACCTCTCTTCCCCCGGATAAAGCATGGCTATGCCCAAAGCTGGAGGCGTCAGCCGACATCGTCTATTCACCAGCAAGGCTGCGGCATCCCCTGATACGCCAGGCGGACAACAGCTACCTTGAAGCGTCCTGGGACGAAGCCCTTGATCTGGTGGCTAGCCGCCTGCTCCAATGCCGGCAACAGCATGGTGCCGAAACGGTGGCGTGGCTACGGGGTATGGCGGCAGATTGGGGAGCTCCCTGGGACTATGTCAACCGGCTGATGAACGCCTTCGGTTCGCCGAACAGCATCGGCAACGGCTCGGTCTGCCATGTCGCCAGGGAGATGGCTCACAACTATACCTACGGGGCCATGACCATCCCTCAGATACAAAAGAGCGACTGCATAGTAATCTGGGGGAAAAATGATCAGCACACCAATCCACCGGCCTACGATGCCATAATGCAAGCCCGGGAACGGGGCGCCCGACTGATCGTGGTCGATCCGGTTCGTACCGGACTGGCGGCTATGGCCGACATCTGGCTGCAGATAAAACCGGCCCACGACGGGCCGCTGGCGATGGCCATGATCGACCAGATAATCCGTTGCGGCTGGTACGACACCGAGTTTGTCGCCCAATGGACTACCGGATTTGAAGACCTACGCCAGGCAGCCGCATTCTATCGAGCCGAAGACATCGCCGAACAGTTGTCCTTGCATCCGGCGGATATTCAAGCAGCCTCCCAACTCTACGCACAGAGTGAAACGGCCTGCATCATCGACGGCAACGGTCTGGATATGCAATTTGAAGTCTTCGATGCGACCCGGGCCGTAGCCATGCTCAGAGCCTTGAGCGGAAACCTCGACCGGGCCGGAGGCGATTTAATCCCTCAGCCGGTAAAGGCCCGCAACATCCAACTGAAGGAGTGCTTACCAAAGGACCGTTGCCCGGTTACCAGCGACTATCCCCTGTTCAGCACTTTTCACCACAACTGGGGACTGCACGCCCAGTCCTGTGTCGTTGACGCCATTCTGGAAGGAAAGCCCTATCCAATAAATTCTCTGGTGGTCCAATCGGGCAATCCGGCGGTCACCATGACCGATTCAACTCGGGTCAATCAAGCGCTCTCCCAACTCGACTTTCTGGTAGTCATTGACCTGTTCATGACCCGCACCGCCCTGCATGCCGACGTTATTCTGCCGGCCTGCAGCTGTTTTGAAAAGACCCAACTCAACCGGGCTTATCTGCGCCACAGTCTAGTGGTTTTGCAAAATCAGGTGGTCGAACCGCTTCATAATAGCTGGCCCGACTGGAAAATCATCTTTGAACTGGGCCGAAGACTCGGCCTTAAAGATGAGTTCCCCTGGAAATGTGTCGAGGAAGCCATTGACTATCAACTCGAACCTTCCGGTGTGACCGTCGCTGCCCTGCGTGAAGAACCAGAAGGCATTCGCACCGCCCCGTTAGAGCACCAGAAATACAGAGAGAAGGGATTCGCCACCCCATCCGGGAAGGTCGAATTCGCTTCCGAGCGCTTACAAAAAGCCGGGTTTTCAGCGGTGCCCTTCGCCGATGGTCGATTCGACAATCCCATCAGCTTCGCCGGGCAAGCTGACGACTATCCCTTGATCGGAATCAGCGGAGCACGCAGTAGTTGCTTCACCCATTCCCAGTTTCATCATGTACCGATGCTGCGACAACAAGAATCCTGCCCCACAGTCGATATTCATCCCAACGACGCAAAAAATCTCGACATCAGTAACGGCGACCAGGTCGAATTAACGAGCCCCCGGGGGAGAATAACCCTGACAGGTCGAATCGACAGGGATATGAAACCGGGCACGGTGCGAATCGCCTGGGGCTGGGGAGAAAACGAGCCGTCTGCTAACCTTAATAACCTGACTGACGATTATCGTCGCAACCCCATTACCGGCACGCCAAGTAATCGCAGTTTCATGTGCCGGTTACGAAAGTTGCAACGTCACCCGTAACAACCGTGTTAGCAACAGAACTGAGGGCGACAGCCCAAGGGATTGGTTCAGTTCAAACGGTAGTGTAAAACCGAGGTGCCGCGTTCAATATCGGCTTCAGGAAAGTCTTCATCGGGGGTGTGACGTTCCACAAGGCGGGCAGTCGGCAGCAGTTCGGTAAACATCTGCCGCAGTTGAGTGATGGTCATGGTCGGGGTGCTCAAACAAGCCAGCACCTCACCATGAGGAGTAAGAAGTTCGGGCAGACGGCGTATCAGTTTCGGCCAGTGACGCTCGGCGGTAAAACTCTTGCCCTGGCTGGCCGGTGGATCACATACGATCAAATCAAAGGGACCACAGCGTCTTAAGCGTCCGAAACTGCGAAACAACTCCATCGGCAAAAAGCTCGTCCGGCGAAGATCAATATGGTTGATGCGATGATTGAGGCGCCCCAATTCCAAGGCCCCCCGATTCATATCAAGGTTGACCACCTGTTCGGCCCCGCCAACCAAAGCCGCGACAGAAAAAGAACAACTGTAAGCAAACAGGTTAAGTATCCGTTTATCCTTTGCGTTCTCCCGCAACAACCGCCTTCCTACGGCCATGTCGGGAAAAAAACCGACATTCTGCGCGTCACCCAGACGCAGACGATACCGCAAGCCATCTTCATTCGCTTCGACGTCGTCGGGGAGAATCCCCTGCAGCAGCCGGCTCGGCGCCCCCGAGCGAAAACGTTCCTGCAGCACGATACCTTCGGGAGCAAGGGGCAACGCCGCCATCAACAATTCGGTCAACTCTATCAACCAGTCCTGAGGCCGCTCCCGGTAGAGAATAACCAGCACGATTGGCGGATAATAGTCGATGACCAGATCGTTGAAACCGGCGAAACAATGGCCGCGACCGTGAAACAGACGTCGACTCTCTCCTGCCTTTGGCAGATGACGGAGTATTTCCCGAGCAATGATATCCATGAGGTACTCGCAAAAACTTACAGGATGGCTAAGCAAAAATTTCGTCCGGCAATGCCCGGTGTTTTTTCAGGGGTAAAGGCATACATTTAGTATGTCGCGATCTGAAAAAC
Protein-coding sequences here:
- a CDS encoding class I SAM-dependent methyltransferase, giving the protein MDIIAREILRHLPKAGESRRLFHGRGHCFAGFNDLVIDYYPPIVLVILYRERPQDWLIELTELLMAALPLAPEGIVLQERFRSGAPSRLLQGILPDDVEANEDGLRYRLRLGDAQNVGFFPDMAVGRRLLRENAKDKRILNLFAYSCSFSVAALVGGAEQVVNLDMNRGALELGRLNHRINHIDLRRTSFLPMELFRSFGRLRRCGPFDLIVCDPPASQGKSFTAERHWPKLIRRLPELLTPHGEVLACLSTPTMTITQLRQMFTELLPTARLVERHTPDEDFPEADIERGTSVLHYRLN
- a CDS encoding molybdopterin-containing oxidoreductase family protein gives rise to the protein MQVDTVCRLCSSCCPITAHVEQGRIVAAKRKTSLPPDKAWLCPKLEASADIVYSPARLRHPLIRQADNSYLEASWDEALDLVASRLLQCRQQHGAETVAWLRGMAADWGAPWDYVNRLMNAFGSPNSIGNGSVCHVAREMAHNYTYGAMTIPQIQKSDCIVIWGKNDQHTNPPAYDAIMQARERGARLIVVDPVRTGLAAMADIWLQIKPAHDGPLAMAMIDQIIRCGWYDTEFVAQWTTGFEDLRQAAAFYRAEDIAEQLSLHPADIQAASQLYAQSETACIIDGNGLDMQFEVFDATRAVAMLRALSGNLDRAGGDLIPQPVKARNIQLKECLPKDRCPVTSDYPLFSTFHHNWGLHAQSCVVDAILEGKPYPINSLVVQSGNPAVTMTDSTRVNQALSQLDFLVVIDLFMTRTALHADVILPACSCFEKTQLNRAYLRHSLVVLQNQVVEPLHNSWPDWKIIFELGRRLGLKDEFPWKCVEEAIDYQLEPSGVTVAALREEPEGIRTAPLEHQKYREKGFATPSGKVEFASERLQKAGFSAVPFADGRFDNPISFAGQADDYPLIGISGARSSCFTHSQFHHVPMLRQQESCPTVDIHPNDAKNLDISNGDQVELTSPRGRITLTGRIDRDMKPGTVRIAWGWGENEPSANLNNLTDDYRRNPITGTPSNRSFMCRLRKLQRHP